Proteins from one Deinococcus sp. AB2017081 genomic window:
- a CDS encoding enoyl-CoA hydratase-related protein, which produces MTFRSVKLTHAGEVATLTITSKKGSMGPDFWDEVPRALTGLGTARVLIVRGEELFSAGLDVKASAASIGPALGDPERFRAVVAEMHAAIEGLAALRIPVIAAVHGWCIGAGLELIAACDLRVCSRDARFRLPEVMLGITADLGGLQRLPALIGKGRAAHLALTAEPIDAATAERWGLVTEVLDTPDALFARADQLAAHLTTLPAQALEGTKRILNDDLPHARSLADAVTWNARHMTVDGLQNALKSQSALKR; this is translated from the coding sequence ATGACATTCCGGAGCGTGAAGCTCACCCATGCGGGTGAGGTCGCCACCCTGACCATCACCAGCAAGAAGGGCAGCATGGGGCCAGACTTCTGGGACGAGGTGCCCCGCGCCCTGACCGGCCTGGGCACTGCCCGCGTGCTGATCGTGCGCGGCGAGGAGCTGTTCAGCGCCGGCCTGGACGTGAAGGCCAGCGCCGCCAGTATCGGCCCGGCGCTGGGCGACCCCGAACGGTTCCGCGCCGTGGTGGCGGAGATGCACGCGGCCATCGAGGGGCTGGCGGCCCTGAGGATCCCGGTGATCGCCGCCGTACACGGATGGTGCATCGGCGCGGGCCTGGAGCTGATCGCCGCGTGCGACCTGCGCGTGTGCAGCCGCGATGCCCGCTTCCGCCTGCCCGAGGTCATGCTGGGCATCACCGCCGACCTGGGCGGACTGCAACGCCTGCCGGCACTGATCGGGAAGGGCCGGGCCGCCCACCTGGCCCTGACCGCCGAGCCCATCGACGCGGCGACTGCCGAACGCTGGGGCCTGGTGACCGAGGTGCTGGACACGCCCGACGCCCTCTTCGCCCGCGCGGATCAGCTCGCCGCCCACCTGACCACCCTGCCCGCCCAGGCCCTGGAGGGCACCAAGCGCATCCTCAATGACGACCTTCCCCACGCCCGGAGCCTCGCCGACGCCGTGACCTGGAACGCGCGACACATGACCGTCGATGGCCTCCAGAACGCCCTGAAGAGCCAGAGCGCCCTGAAGAGATAG
- a CDS encoding SDR family oxidoreductase: MTQMPPHSVGTLLPGTPESTFRPDLLAGKHALITGGGSGINLGIAQSFAAHGCAVTILGRNLEKAQAAAQGITDAGGRALGVSADVRDYAAMQAAVAQAVAAHGNFDIVLAGAAGNFPAPVDGISVNGFKTVVEIDLIGTYHTIKAASPHLTTPGGTVLSISAYGIPVPMQAHVVAAKAGVDMLTRTLAVEWGLRGVRVNAIIPGPIDGTEGMARLAPDEQSRSRVAGSVPLGRMGVPQDIANAALFLVSDAASYVTGVILPVDGGQNMLGAAPQYQTYQQLGLALPNS; this comes from the coding sequence ATGACCCAGATGCCCCCCCACTCCGTCGGTACGCTGCTTCCCGGCACGCCCGAGTCCACCTTCCGCCCGGATCTGCTGGCCGGAAAACACGCCCTGATCACGGGGGGTGGCAGCGGGATCAACCTGGGAATCGCACAGAGTTTCGCCGCCCACGGCTGCGCCGTGACGATCCTGGGCCGCAATCTGGAGAAGGCACAGGCCGCCGCGCAGGGCATCACGGACGCGGGCGGCCGGGCCCTGGGCGTCAGCGCGGACGTGCGTGACTACGCCGCCATGCAGGCCGCCGTGGCGCAGGCCGTGGCGGCCCACGGGAACTTCGACATCGTGCTGGCAGGCGCGGCCGGGAATTTCCCTGCCCCGGTGGACGGCATCTCCGTGAACGGCTTCAAGACGGTGGTCGAGATCGACCTGATCGGCACGTACCACACCATCAAGGCCGCCAGCCCGCACCTGACGACCCCGGGCGGCACGGTGCTCTCGATCAGCGCCTACGGCATTCCGGTGCCCATGCAGGCGCACGTGGTCGCCGCCAAGGCCGGCGTGGACATGCTGACCCGCACCCTGGCGGTCGAATGGGGCCTGCGCGGCGTGCGTGTGAACGCGATCATCCCCGGCCCCATCGACGGCACCGAGGGCATGGCGCGGCTGGCTCCCGATGAGCAGAGCCGCAGCCGGGTGGCGGGCAGCGTCCCGCTGGGCCGCATGGGGGTGCCCCAGGACATCGCCAACGCCGCCCTGTTCCTGGTCAGTGACGCCGCCAGCTACGTGACCGGCGTGATCCTCCCGGTGGACGGCGGCCAGAACATGCTCGGGGCCGCACCGCAGTACCAGACCTATCAGCAGCTGGGCCTAGCGCTGCCGAACTCCTGA
- a CDS encoding response regulator: protein MNGIEILLVEDNPADVMLTREAFEEAQFPHRLHHARDGVEALMFLRREDRFVQAVRPDVILMDLNMPRMSGLEVLDILKADDVLRSIPVIVLTTSRAETDIWRSYDLHANAYIPKPVSIAEFVDVVRTLGNFWFHKVALPPRRP from the coding sequence ATGAACGGCATTGAAATCCTGCTCGTCGAGGACAACCCGGCGGACGTCATGCTGACCCGCGAGGCCTTCGAGGAAGCGCAGTTCCCGCACCGGTTGCACCATGCCCGCGACGGCGTGGAGGCCCTGATGTTCCTGCGCCGGGAAGACCGCTTCGTGCAGGCGGTGCGGCCCGACGTGATCCTGATGGACCTGAACATGCCGCGCATGAGCGGCCTGGAGGTGCTGGATATCCTCAAGGCCGACGATGTGCTGCGCAGCATCCCGGTGATCGTCCTGACCACGTCGCGGGCCGAGACGGATATCTGGCGCAGCTACGACCTGCATGCCAACGCCTACATTCCCAAGCCGGTCAGTATCGCGGAGTTCGTGGACGTGGTGCGCACCCTGGGGAACTTCTGGTTCCACAAGGTCGCGCTCCCCCCCCGACGCCCCTGA
- a CDS encoding G8 domain-containing protein, whose amino-acid sequence MRASRLTLALTVCTLLLSCGGTSAGTGTPTGTPPAATPPAATPPTATLPTANWSDPVTWGGPPPAAGANVTLPAGKRVILDVSPPALAGLTIPADSALEFAHKDLTLTSEWVMVHGELRVGREDAPFTHQADIVLTDATPGEDVMGMGDRVLGVMDGTLELHGQKRLAWTRLATTATAGTSTLTLEEAPDWAPGSALTLASTDFDPGQTEQVVVQRVSGTQVTLAVPLKYTHWAQTTTLGGRTLVERAEVGLLSRNIRIAASEDAAQSQLGAHVMVMGTATARIEGTEFTRVGQVNTLRRYPVHFHRLGSAPGSYFRGNAIHQAFNRCLVVHGTSGLRVQDNVTYDSVGHCVFLEDGDETGTQLTGNLVTLVQRPDKDRGQTPLLDSDRDPAGYWITHPANTVTGNVAAGVEGTGFWLAFPEHPTGLAAGRTDLWNRRTPLGDFSGNVAHSGHRGLNVDHGPRADGSHTEVTYYMPRVNPSDPKSAPAPATFAAFTAYKQRDHGIWLRGEYLTVAGAALADNGVGATFASDQTTLTGSLLVGETANVGRPPSWEKTGAGGRSLPRPWEPDFPIRGFQFYDGHVSITDTALSGFHPNSVRQASGLGYLTKNAFALEPTNAARGVTWLDDSLRVYLPPAQADRDGDKAATFLDTDGSVTGTAGQTVTGSALVRDAPDCAARPAWGASVCGGTYARLWLNDVTGGKVAPVAVTNARGASVALTGTPDAFTYFSTSVRVGGAYALSPSAASTHLRVGVGDRQPGETLTLTIPLSAVGPAPALYRDWWIDERNRLKQVALSAMAATTGDSYALDSGALHLKLVVQEKRDFAVVDICAAALCR is encoded by the coding sequence ATGCGTGCGTCCCGCCTGACCCTCGCCCTGACCGTGTGCACCCTGCTCCTGAGCTGCGGCGGCACGAGCGCCGGCACGGGCACGCCGACCGGCACGCCCCCGGCCGCCACCCCGCCCGCGGCCACGCCCCCCACCGCGACCCTGCCCACGGCAAACTGGAGCGACCCCGTCACCTGGGGCGGCCCGCCGCCCGCCGCGGGCGCGAACGTCACCCTGCCCGCCGGGAAGCGCGTGATCCTCGACGTGTCGCCGCCCGCCCTGGCCGGCCTGACCATCCCGGCCGACAGCGCCCTGGAGTTCGCGCATAAGGATCTGACCCTGACGTCCGAGTGGGTCATGGTGCACGGCGAGCTGCGCGTGGGCCGCGAGGACGCGCCGTTCACGCATCAGGCCGACATTGTCCTGACCGACGCCACGCCCGGCGAGGACGTCATGGGCATGGGCGACCGCGTGCTGGGCGTCATGGACGGCACGCTGGAACTGCACGGGCAGAAGAGGCTCGCGTGGACGCGCCTGGCGACCACCGCGACCGCCGGCACCAGCACCCTGACGCTGGAGGAGGCCCCGGACTGGGCTCCCGGCAGCGCCCTGACGCTGGCGAGCACGGACTTCGATCCCGGCCAGACGGAACAGGTGGTCGTGCAGCGCGTGTCCGGCACGCAGGTCACGCTGGCGGTGCCCCTCAAATACACGCACTGGGCGCAGACGACCACGCTGGGGGGCCGGACGCTCGTGGAACGCGCCGAGGTCGGGTTGCTCAGCCGCAACATCCGCATTGCGGCCAGCGAGGACGCCGCGCAGTCGCAGCTCGGCGCGCACGTCATGGTCATGGGCACCGCCACGGCGCGCATCGAGGGCACCGAGTTCACGCGCGTGGGGCAGGTGAACACCCTGCGGCGCTACCCGGTGCACTTCCACCGGCTGGGCAGCGCGCCCGGGTCGTACTTCCGCGGCAACGCCATCCACCAGGCCTTCAACCGCTGCCTCGTCGTGCACGGCACCTCGGGGCTGCGCGTGCAGGACAACGTGACGTACGACTCCGTGGGCCACTGCGTGTTCCTGGAGGACGGCGACGAGACGGGCACGCAGCTCACCGGGAACCTCGTGACGCTGGTGCAGCGCCCCGACAAGGATCGCGGCCAGACGCCGCTGCTGGACAGCGACCGCGACCCCGCCGGGTACTGGATCACGCACCCGGCGAACACGGTCACGGGCAACGTGGCGGCGGGCGTGGAGGGCACGGGCTTCTGGCTGGCCTTCCCCGAACACCCGACCGGTCTGGCCGCTGGCAGAACCGACCTCTGGAACCGTCGCACGCCCCTGGGCGACTTTTCCGGCAATGTGGCGCACAGCGGGCACCGCGGCCTGAACGTCGATCACGGCCCCAGGGCCGACGGCAGCCACACCGAGGTCACGTATTACATGCCGCGCGTGAATCCGTCCGATCCCAAGTCCGCGCCGGCCCCCGCGACCTTCGCGGCCTTCACCGCGTACAAGCAGCGCGATCATGGGATCTGGCTGCGCGGCGAGTACCTGACGGTCGCGGGCGCGGCGCTGGCCGACAACGGCGTGGGTGCGACCTTCGCCTCGGATCAGACCACGCTGACCGGCTCGCTGCTCGTGGGCGAGACCGCCAACGTGGGCCGCCCGCCGTCCTGGGAGAAGACCGGCGCGGGTGGCCGCAGCCTGCCGCGCCCGTGGGAGCCGGACTTCCCGATCCGCGGCTTTCAGTTCTACGACGGGCACGTCAGCATCACGGACACGGCCCTGAGCGGCTTTCATCCGAACAGCGTGCGGCAGGCCAGTGGCCTGGGCTACCTGACGAAGAACGCCTTTGCCCTGGAACCGACCAACGCCGCGCGGGGCGTGACATGGCTCGACGACAGCCTGCGCGTGTACCTGCCGCCCGCCCAGGCTGACAGGGATGGCGACAAGGCAGCCACCTTCCTGGACACCGACGGCAGCGTGACCGGTACGGCCGGACAGACGGTGACCGGCAGTGCCCTGGTGCGGGACGCGCCCGACTGCGCCGCCCGGCCCGCGTGGGGGGCCAGCGTGTGTGGCGGCACCTATGCCCGGCTGTGGCTGAACGACGTGACCGGTGGCAAGGTCGCGCCCGTGGCCGTCACGAACGCCCGTGGGGCCAGCGTGGCCCTGACCGGCACCCCCGACGCCTTCACGTATTTCTCGACCAGCGTGCGCGTGGGCGGGGCCTACGCCCTGAGTCCCAGCGCCGCGTCCACGCACCTGCGCGTGGGGGTGGGTGACCGGCAGCCCGGCGAGACGCTCACGCTGACCATCCCCCTGAGTGCCGTGGGCCCGGCCCCGGCGCTGTACCGCGACTGGTGGATCGACGAGCGCAACCGTCTGAAGCAGGTGGCCCTGAGCGCCATGGCGGCGACGACCGGCGACAGCTACGCCCTGGACAGCGGCGCGCTGCACCTGAAGCTGGTCGTGCAGGAGAAGCGCGATTTCGCCGTGGTGGACATCTGTGCCGCCGCGCTGTGCCGGTGA
- a CDS encoding sensor histidine kinase: MSVSPPSPADPLPAPGRPAGVREWPRGTSLQAVLLRPLILPFVLMLGVGVAVLLGVNHAAQARTLVTDSQTRLILISAMGADIAGMENGERGFVITGDLDFLEPYTEGRLKFAAHTYALRDLSPPAQQERLSQVQALVTRWFTEAAEPEIAARRTSPTQATALVSRGSGRDILNQARAALDVMQLEENTRLSAATTSSQDTLYRVRLVTIAGLGLGVLLLLLTAWQVARSVTGILNHLTDSARQIADGQYHLRLPATGVRELASLGRQVDVMAAAVQQREHALHLVNGRLERSNRELEQFAYVASHDLQEPLRTIGSYTELLARRYTGRLDERADQYIAFTTAATARMKALIQDLLAYSRVRQGERATSPVDTAALVDTVVADLATQVQATGGHIEARGLPVVEASVELLRHVFQNLIGNALKFCAPGRPPHVTVTATRQDTQWVFSVQDNGIGIEPQYHERIFGVFQRLHGMDEYAGSGIGLAVTRSAVEQLGGTLWVDSVPGQGSTFQFSVPVESGMSGAGAAVSPAIHHGAPHGPAAGVKESA, translated from the coding sequence ATGTCCGTATCCCCCCCCTCTCCGGCCGATCCCCTGCCGGCCCCCGGTCGACCCGCCGGGGTGCGGGAATGGCCCAGGGGAACGTCCCTCCAGGCGGTGCTGCTGCGGCCCCTGATCCTGCCCTTCGTGCTGATGCTCGGGGTGGGCGTGGCCGTGCTGCTGGGGGTCAACCACGCCGCACAGGCCCGCACGCTGGTGACCGACTCGCAGACCCGCCTGATCCTGATCAGTGCCATGGGCGCGGACATCGCCGGCATGGAGAACGGCGAGCGGGGCTTCGTCATCACGGGCGACCTTGACTTCCTCGAGCCGTACACCGAGGGCCGCCTGAAGTTCGCTGCCCACACCTACGCGCTGCGCGACCTGAGTCCGCCGGCGCAGCAGGAGCGGCTCTCCCAGGTGCAGGCCCTGGTCACCCGCTGGTTCACCGAGGCGGCGGAGCCCGAGATCGCGGCCCGGCGCACCTCGCCCACGCAGGCCACGGCGCTCGTGAGCAGGGGCAGCGGCCGGGATATCCTGAACCAGGCCCGCGCGGCCCTGGACGTCATGCAACTCGAGGAAAACACCCGCCTGAGCGCCGCGACCACCTCCAGTCAGGACACCCTGTACCGCGTGCGGCTGGTCACGATCGCCGGGCTGGGGCTGGGGGTGCTGCTGCTGCTGCTGACCGCGTGGCAGGTGGCCCGCTCCGTGACCGGCATCCTGAACCACCTGACGGACAGCGCCCGCCAGATCGCCGACGGGCAGTACCACCTGCGGCTGCCGGCGACCGGCGTGCGGGAACTCGCCAGCCTGGGCCGGCAGGTCGATGTCATGGCGGCGGCCGTGCAGCAGCGCGAGCACGCCCTGCACCTGGTCAACGGCCGGCTGGAGCGCAGCAACCGGGAGCTCGAACAGTTCGCGTATGTCGCCAGCCACGATCTCCAGGAGCCGCTGCGCACCATCGGCAGCTACACCGAACTGCTCGCCCGCCGCTACACGGGGCGCTTGGACGAGCGGGCCGACCAGTACATCGCCTTCACGACCGCCGCCACGGCCCGCATGAAGGCGCTGATCCAGGATCTCCTGGCGTACTCCCGCGTGCGCCAGGGCGAGCGCGCCACCTCGCCGGTCGATACGGCGGCCCTGGTGGACACCGTGGTCGCTGACCTGGCGACGCAGGTGCAGGCGACCGGCGGTCATATCGAGGCGCGCGGGCTGCCCGTGGTGGAGGCCAGCGTGGAACTGCTGCGGCACGTGTTCCAGAACCTGATCGGGAACGCCCTGAAGTTCTGTGCGCCGGGCCGCCCCCCGCACGTGACCGTGACGGCCACCCGGCAGGACACCCAGTGGGTGTTCAGCGTGCAGGACAACGGCATCGGCATCGAGCCGCAGTACCACGAGCGGATCTTCGGCGTGTTTCAGCGCCTGCACGGCATGGACGAGTATGCCGGCAGCGGGATCGGCCTGGCCGTAACCCGCAGCGCCGTGGAGCAGCTGGGCGGTACGCTGTGGGTGGACAGTGTGCCCGGACAGGGCAGCACATTCCAGTTCAGCGTGCCGGTCGAGTCCGGCATGTCAGGTGCTGGCGCTGCCGTGTCCCCGGCCATCCACCACGGCGCCCCCCACGGGCCGGCGGCCGGAGTCAAGGAGTCTGCATGA
- a CDS encoding vanadium-dependent haloperoxidase, producing the protein MPDTPSVTWNDAALDVIRRERPEPVAAARVLYALHAALFRTWVAHDPPPGPRTGDTWQDAERHDAMACAAWTVLCAAFPAHTPAFTRRLEAAGLSRPTRVPEPGSPAAAGRLADSASGGPDDTLFALRRPLHGQFAPPVPWGTPEYLEQVREVLAYSAGLTAQQQAAAHYWADGPGGEGVPGLWTALAAHVSRRDAHAPDQDVKMYLVLTGALLDASAACWAAKAWYGAVRPQSAVRALLGGRIVRGWDRAAHGDAAFPADRWQPYVAAPPWPGYPSTHSTLSAAAAQVLCMWTGSDVFGAGATVTARTTLGQPPLRLSWATFTDAADEAGLSRRYAGVQFRDGDLAGRAAGRQIGRLAFQHAQRLVHPGLRPAP; encoded by the coding sequence ATGCCGGATACGCCGAGCGTCACCTGGAACGACGCGGCCCTGGACGTCATCCGACGCGAGCGGCCCGAACCCGTGGCGGCGGCGCGTGTCCTGTACGCCCTGCATGCCGCGCTGTTCAGGACGTGGGTCGCCCACGATCCGCCGCCCGGCCCCCGCACCGGTGATACCTGGCAGGATGCCGAGCGCCACGACGCGATGGCCTGTGCCGCCTGGACGGTGCTGTGCGCAGCGTTTCCGGCGCATACCCCGGCCTTCACGCGCCGCCTGGAGGCCGCCGGCCTGTCGCGTCCAACCCGCGTCCCGGAACCGGGTTCGCCCGCCGCGGCCGGTCGCCTGGCCGACAGCGCCAGCGGTGGCCCGGACGACACGCTCTTTGCGCTGCGCCGACCGCTGCACGGCCAGTTCGCGCCACCGGTTCCCTGGGGCACGCCTGAATATCTGGAACAGGTGCGCGAGGTGCTCGCCTACAGTGCCGGCCTGACCGCCCAGCAGCAGGCTGCCGCACACTACTGGGCCGACGGCCCCGGCGGCGAGGGGGTGCCCGGATTGTGGACGGCGCTGGCCGCGCACGTGTCCAGGCGCGACGCGCACGCTCCGGATCAGGACGTGAAGATGTACCTGGTGCTGACCGGGGCGCTGCTGGACGCCAGTGCCGCGTGCTGGGCTGCCAAGGCGTGGTACGGCGCGGTGCGTCCGCAGTCGGCGGTTCGCGCCCTGCTGGGTGGCCGGATCGTGCGTGGGTGGGATCGGGCGGCCCACGGCGACGCCGCCTTTCCTGCCGATCGGTGGCAGCCGTATGTGGCGGCGCCCCCGTGGCCCGGCTACCCCAGCACCCACAGCACGCTGAGTGCCGCCGCCGCGCAGGTGCTGTGCATGTGGACCGGCAGCGACGTGTTCGGGGCGGGCGCGACCGTGACGGCCCGCACGACTCTGGGGCAGCCCCCCCTGCGCCTGAGCTGGGCGACCTTCACCGACGCGGCCGACGAGGCCGGACTGTCGCGCCGGTATGCGGGCGTGCAGTTCCGCGACGGAGATCTGGCGGGCCGCGCCGCCGGACGCCAGATCGGGCGGCTGGCGTTCCAGCACGCCCAGCGGCTCGTTCACCCCGGACTGCGCCCGGCCCCGTGA